One genomic window of Sphingopyxis sp. OPL5 includes the following:
- a CDS encoding hydrolase, whose translation MTSEATRDPRADHLLTPQNAAFIIIDYQPVQVNSIASMDRQLMLNNIAGCARAAVVYDLPIIHSTVNVQTGLNKPPVPHVAKVLADYPTYDRTTINSWEDVEFRKAVEATGRKKLIMTALWTEACLTFPALDALAAGYEVYVPVDAVGGTSLAAHEAALRRIEQAGGKMISVPQLFCELQRDWKRNETVPAFMNLFIETGGTAGIQFSYDRTE comes from the coding sequence ATGACCAGTGAAGCCACCCGGGACCCAAGGGCCGACCATCTGCTGACGCCGCAGAACGCGGCGTTCATCATCATCGACTATCAGCCGGTGCAGGTGAACTCGATCGCCTCGATGGACCGGCAATTGATGCTCAACAATATTGCCGGCTGCGCCCGGGCCGCGGTCGTCTATGATCTGCCGATCATCCATTCGACGGTCAATGTCCAGACCGGCCTCAACAAGCCCCCGGTGCCGCACGTCGCCAAGGTTCTGGCGGACTATCCGACCTATGACCGCACGACGATCAACAGTTGGGAAGATGTCGAGTTCAGGAAGGCCGTCGAGGCCACCGGGCGCAAGAAGCTGATCATGACCGCGCTGTGGACCGAGGCCTGCCTGACCTTCCCCGCGCTCGACGCGCTCGCGGCGGGTTATGAGGTCTATGTCCCCGTCGACGCGGTCGGCGGCACCTCGCTCGCCGCGCATGAGGCGGCGCTGCGCCGCATCGAACAGGCGGGCGGCAAGATGATTTCCGTCCCCCAACTCTTCTGCGAACTACAGCGCGACTGGAAACGTAACGAGACCGTTCCCGCCTTCATGAACCTGTTCATCGAGACGGGCGGCACCGCCGGCATCCAGTTTTCCTACGACCGCACCGAATAG
- a CDS encoding LytR/AlgR family response regulator transcription factor, with the protein MSALTVLLVDDEPLALRRLETLFGDIDDVAVIGTASTGGEAEERIAVLKPDLVMLDISMPQKSGIRVAADLVANPRPEIIFVTAFEQYAADAFEVDAADYLLKPVRFDRLRQAVERARRRRAMRDAADRLAEAPVAEARDEAIWVQVATGNLRLPIAQIEWVEAARDYVLFHTATRSYIHRISMAALGQLLDPQQLMRVHRSTFIRPALVSSVQRLGKGLIALEMADGAVVQVGPSYVHAVLERLGLA; encoded by the coding sequence ATGAGCGCGCTCACCGTCCTGCTCGTCGACGACGAACCGCTGGCGCTGCGCCGGCTCGAAACTTTGTTCGGCGACATCGACGATGTCGCGGTGATCGGCACCGCATCGACCGGCGGCGAGGCCGAGGAGCGGATCGCGGTGCTGAAACCCGACCTCGTCATGCTCGACATCTCGATGCCGCAGAAAAGCGGCATCCGGGTCGCCGCCGACCTGGTCGCCAACCCGCGGCCCGAGATCATCTTCGTCACCGCCTTCGAGCAATATGCGGCCGACGCCTTTGAGGTCGACGCCGCCGACTATCTGCTCAAGCCCGTGCGCTTCGACCGGCTGCGCCAAGCCGTCGAGCGCGCGCGCCGCCGCCGCGCGATGCGCGACGCCGCCGACCGGCTGGCTGAGGCGCCAGTGGCCGAGGCGCGCGACGAGGCGATATGGGTCCAGGTCGCCACCGGCAACCTGCGTCTGCCGATCGCGCAGATCGAATGGGTCGAGGCCGCGCGCGACTATGTGCTCTTTCACACCGCGACGCGCAGCTACATCCACCGCATCTCGATGGCCGCACTCGGACAATTGCTCGATCCGCAGCAATTGATGCGCGTGCATCGCTCGACCTTCATCCGCCCGGCGCTGGTGAGCAGCGTCCAGCGGCTCGGCAAAGGGCTGATCGCGCTCGAGATGGCGGATGGCGCGGTGGTGCAGGTCGGGCCGAGCTATGTCCACGCCGTGCTCGAACGGCTGGGGCTCGCCTGA
- a CDS encoding NADPH-dependent FMN reductase yields the protein MTRLLGISGSLRTGSFNTALLRNAAGLVPEGVSLEIRTLHGIPLYDADAEAASGLPDAVVDLKEAIASADGVILATPEYNNGIPGVFKNAVDWASRPPGDIARVFGGRPFAILGASPGGFGTLLAQNDWLPVLRTLGATLWTGGRMLVSRASGMFDENGAMGDPAVRNQLATFLAGYTDFIRQKDG from the coding sequence ATGACCCGCCTGCTCGGCATTTCGGGCAGCCTCAGGACAGGCTCGTTCAACACCGCCCTGCTCCGCAACGCGGCCGGGCTGGTGCCCGAGGGCGTATCGCTCGAGATTCGCACGTTGCACGGCATCCCGCTCTACGATGCCGACGCGGAGGCAGCGAGCGGTCTGCCCGATGCGGTGGTCGATCTGAAGGAGGCGATCGCGTCGGCCGATGGCGTGATATTGGCGACGCCCGAATATAACAACGGGATACCCGGCGTGTTCAAGAACGCGGTCGATTGGGCCTCGCGCCCGCCGGGCGACATTGCGCGGGTGTTCGGCGGGCGTCCGTTCGCGATTCTGGGCGCGTCGCCGGGTGGGTTCGGTACGCTGCTGGCGCAGAACGACTGGCTGCCGGTGCTGCGCACCCTTGGCGCGACCTTGTGGACCGGCGGCCGGATGCTCGTCTCGCGCGCATCGGGGATGTTCGACGAGAATGGCGCGATGGGCGATCCCGCCGTCCGCAATCAGCTCGCGACGTTCCTTGCTGGTTACACCGACTTCATTCGACAAAAGGACGGCTGA
- a CDS encoding aspartyl protease family protein yields the protein MAHRYRTGLAAFGLLGALILAETRSAAAEPAPAIAAPAAAAAQPLEILPSGHPVVLVRIDDGAPRRFVIDTAASSTTIMPKLRTEMPGLVAKLSDDPLDGAAGRSDVETTIVTQVEVAGHVFRAPELLLLPPGPTDHLGVDGILGADIIADFVVELDIPGRRWRMTRKVEADRLDGLPASVPFTLDDMRAPRLTIRLNGVEVPAILDTGARGTIINWAAAKAIGITPDSPGVVKATDIKGATNHAMPSVETPIAALTIGEAKVEGRKVRIADLSIFKILGFTLEQPAVILGIDMFADRRFVIDHPGLRLHVSPPIVTPAATPQP from the coding sequence ATGGCACATCGTTATCGCACGGGGCTGGCCGCCTTCGGCCTGCTCGGCGCCCTCATCCTCGCCGAGACGCGCTCAGCCGCCGCCGAACCCGCGCCGGCCATCGCGGCGCCCGCCGCCGCGGCCGCGCAGCCGCTCGAAATCCTGCCCTCGGGCCACCCGGTGGTGCTCGTCCGCATCGACGACGGCGCGCCCAGGCGCTTCGTCATCGACACCGCGGCGAGCAGCACGACGATCATGCCCAAGCTGCGCACCGAAATGCCGGGGCTGGTCGCCAAGCTGTCGGATGACCCGCTCGATGGCGCGGCGGGCCGCAGCGATGTCGAAACGACGATCGTCACCCAGGTCGAGGTCGCGGGCCATGTCTTCCGCGCGCCCGAACTGCTGCTGCTGCCCCCCGGGCCGACCGACCATCTGGGCGTCGACGGCATCCTCGGCGCCGACATCATCGCCGATTTCGTGGTCGAACTCGACATTCCCGGCCGCCGCTGGCGCATGACGCGAAAGGTCGAGGCCGACAGGCTGGACGGCCTCCCGGCCTCGGTGCCCTTCACCCTCGACGACATGCGTGCGCCGCGGTTGACGATCCGCCTCAATGGCGTCGAAGTCCCCGCGATCCTCGACACCGGCGCGCGCGGCACGATCATCAACTGGGCGGCGGCGAAGGCGATCGGGATCACCCCCGACAGCCCCGGGGTGGTCAAGGCGACCGACATCAAGGGCGCGACCAATCATGCGATGCCCAGCGTCGAGACGCCGATCGCGGCGCTGACCATCGGCGAAGCAAAGGTCGAGGGCAGGAAGGTCCGTATCGCCGACCTTTCGATCTTCAAGATCCTCGGCTTCACGCTCGAACAGCCCGCGGTGATCCTGGGTATCGACATGTTCGCCGACCGGCGCTTCGTCATCGATCATCCGGGCCTGCGCCTCCACGTCTCGCCGCCGATCGTGACCCCCGCCGCGACCCCGCAGCCCTGA
- a CDS encoding LysR substrate-binding domain-containing protein, producing MKDLNDLYYFVQIVDHGGFAPAARATSLQKSKLSRRIAALEDRLGVRLLNRSSRRFSVTEVGQEFYRHCVAMLAEAEAAEQAIAELRAEPRGVIRMACPVGLLQFQFSGLIARFVKANPAVEVHLKTLNRPVDVIAEGFDLAIRVRFPPLDDTGLVMRKLDDSRQCLVASPELIAGPARSPADLNGFPSLDLGPVRSDYRWDLESADGRKATVPYTPRIVTDDLATLRAAAIEGLGIVQLPTLLIWPDVQAGRLVHVLPDWRPPAGIVHAVFPSRRGLLPSVRALLDFFARECALQRSKADDVLQP from the coding sequence ATGAAGGATCTGAACGACCTCTATTATTTCGTCCAGATCGTCGATCATGGCGGCTTTGCGCCCGCCGCCCGCGCGACCAGTCTGCAGAAATCGAAGCTCAGCAGGCGGATCGCGGCGCTTGAGGACCGGCTCGGCGTTCGGCTGCTCAACCGCTCCTCGCGCCGTTTCTCGGTGACCGAGGTTGGCCAGGAATTTTATCGTCACTGCGTCGCCATGCTGGCCGAGGCCGAGGCGGCCGAGCAGGCCATCGCCGAACTGCGGGCCGAGCCGCGCGGGGTGATCCGCATGGCGTGTCCGGTCGGGCTTCTGCAATTTCAGTTCAGCGGCCTGATCGCCCGTTTTGTGAAGGCGAACCCGGCGGTCGAGGTCCATCTCAAGACCTTAAACCGGCCGGTCGACGTGATCGCGGAGGGGTTCGATCTGGCGATTCGCGTCCGCTTCCCACCCCTCGACGATACCGGCCTGGTCATGCGCAAACTCGACGACAGCCGGCAATGCCTGGTCGCAAGCCCCGAACTGATCGCAGGCCCCGCCCGATCGCCCGCCGACCTGAATGGCTTTCCCAGCCTCGACCTGGGTCCGGTACGATCGGATTATCGATGGGACCTCGAAAGTGCCGATGGCCGGAAAGCAACCGTTCCCTACACGCCGCGCATCGTTACCGACGATCTGGCGACGCTGCGTGCGGCCGCGATCGAAGGGCTGGGGATCGTACAACTGCCGACGTTGCTGATCTGGCCGGACGTCCAGGCCGGGCGGCTGGTCCATGTCCTGCCGGATTGGCGACCGCCGGCCGGCATCGTGCACGCCGTATTCCCCTCACGCCGGGGCCTGCTGCCGTCGGTTCGCGCGCTTCTCGACTTCTTCGCCCGCGAATGCGCGCTGCAGCGGAGCAAGGCCGACGATGTCCTGCAGCCATGA
- a CDS encoding OsmC family protein, with product MAQKTMAHVSDAQGSPLAVAIEVSGHHIFGDEPLSKGGKNLGPSPYDLLAASLGECTAITVRWYAIREGWPVEHVDVEVRHGKKMEAGSEQMIDEFHKTVTIIAPDLSEEQRQKLFDVAEKCPVHKTLTGAIRIATERGS from the coding sequence ATGGCGCAAAAGACCATGGCCCATGTTTCCGATGCTCAGGGCAGCCCGCTCGCGGTCGCCATCGAGGTGTCCGGTCATCATATCTTCGGGGATGAACCCCTGTCCAAGGGCGGAAAGAATCTGGGTCCGTCGCCCTATGACCTGCTCGCCGCGTCGCTCGGCGAATGCACCGCGATAACCGTTCGCTGGTATGCGATTCGCGAAGGCTGGCCGGTCGAACATGTCGATGTCGAGGTTCGTCATGGCAAAAAGATGGAAGCGGGATCGGAGCAGATGATCGACGAGTTTCACAAGACCGTCACCATCATCGCCCCCGATTTGTCGGAAGAACAACGCCAAAAGCTCTTTGACGTCGCCGAAAAATGCCCCGTTCACAAAACGTTGACCGGCGCCATCCGGATCGCAACCGAACGCGGATCATAG
- a CDS encoding alpha/beta fold hydrolase: protein MTDAPTIILVHGFWGGAAHWAGVIPLLHQAGLTKLKAVEMPLTSLADDAERTRKMIAQVGGPVLLVGHSYGGAVITEAGTHPDVVGLVYIAAFAPDAGESPGGITQANPPAGAAAIAPDSDGFLWIAQDQYHANFCQDLPEDQALVMAVTQKAPLGSTFGNTISQPAWKSKPCWYQLSEQDRMIAPANQEMMASRMAPKKLIRLAASHASLASQPNAVAALIIEAAQG from the coding sequence ATGACCGACGCACCGACCATCATCCTCGTTCATGGCTTCTGGGGTGGCGCGGCTCACTGGGCCGGCGTCATTCCGCTGCTCCATCAGGCGGGACTCACCAAGCTGAAGGCGGTCGAAATGCCGCTCACCTCGCTGGCCGATGATGCCGAGCGCACCCGCAAGATGATTGCACAGGTCGGTGGCCCGGTGCTGCTGGTAGGGCACAGCTATGGCGGCGCGGTCATCACCGAAGCCGGCACCCATCCCGACGTTGTCGGGCTGGTCTATATCGCCGCTTTCGCTCCCGACGCGGGTGAAAGCCCGGGCGGCATAACGCAAGCCAATCCCCCGGCGGGCGCGGCAGCCATCGCGCCCGACAGCGACGGGTTTTTGTGGATCGCACAAGACCAATACCACGCGAACTTCTGCCAGGATCTGCCCGAGGATCAGGCGTTGGTGATGGCGGTGACGCAAAAGGCGCCGCTTGGCTCGACCTTTGGAAACACGATCTCTCAACCGGCATGGAAGAGCAAGCCGTGCTGGTACCAGCTGTCGGAACAGGATCGCATGATTGCGCCGGCCAATCAGGAGATGATGGCCTCGCGGATGGCGCCCAAAAAACTGATCCGCCTCGCCGCAAGCCATGCGTCTCTGGCGTCGCAGCCCAATGCGGTCGCCGCACTGATAATCGAGGCGGCACAAGGCTGA
- a CDS encoding cyclic nucleotide-binding domain-containing protein: MRKALYILGDLEDSDILWLSRHGSVRGLAPGEVLIEAGRAIGELFFVTDGTLAVTSPAGAHVADLALGDVVGEMSFVEKALPSATVTARDHVRVLAVPRAAILAEFAADSGFAARFYRALAVFLSDRLRSLSTPAGGQTELDEGLLDTLSEAGDRFVRLIALLEGREH; encoded by the coding sequence ATGCGCAAGGCGCTCTATATCCTGGGCGATCTGGAGGACAGCGACATCCTCTGGCTGTCGCGTCACGGCAGCGTCCGCGGCCTCGCGCCCGGCGAAGTGCTGATTGAGGCGGGGCGGGCGATCGGCGAATTATTCTTCGTCACCGATGGCACGCTGGCGGTCACCAGCCCTGCCGGCGCGCATGTTGCCGACCTCGCGCTCGGCGATGTGGTCGGCGAGATGTCCTTTGTGGAAAAGGCGCTGCCGTCGGCAACGGTGACCGCGCGCGACCATGTCCGGGTGCTTGCGGTGCCGCGCGCGGCGATCCTGGCCGAATTCGCGGCGGACAGCGGCTTCGCGGCGCGCTTCTATCGCGCGCTGGCGGTGTTCCTGTCCGATCGGCTGCGCAGCCTGTCGACCCCGGCGGGCGGGCAGACCGAACTCGACGAAGGCCTGCTCGACACGCTCAGCGAGGCGGGCGACCGTTTCGTTCGCCTGATCGCGCTGCTCGAGGGGCGCGAGCATTAG
- a CDS encoding GNAT family N-acetyltransferase, giving the protein MAEITITKEDDGRHGRYLARVAGIEDAAELVFTHRGPGLISADHTGAPESLRGTGVAAALVDFLIADARGNGFRIIPLCPYVRARYEKHPDWQDVMTVGPGEKPSIAARPHP; this is encoded by the coding sequence ATGGCCGAAATAACGATCACCAAGGAAGACGATGGCCGCCATGGCCGCTACCTGGCGCGGGTCGCCGGGATCGAGGATGCGGCCGAACTGGTCTTCACCCATCGCGGCCCCGGCCTTATCAGCGCGGACCATACCGGCGCGCCGGAGAGCCTGAGGGGCACGGGCGTGGCGGCGGCGCTGGTCGATTTCCTCATCGCCGATGCACGGGGCAATGGCTTTCGCATCATTCCCTTGTGCCCCTATGTCCGCGCGCGATACGAGAAGCACCCCGATTGGCAGGATGTGATGACCGTCGGCCCGGGCGAAAAGCCGAGCATCGCCGCAAGGCCGCACCCATGA
- a CDS encoding sensor histidine kinase, whose amino-acid sequence MPLKPEHRQTIWLVITTWTLSGILYLIPYHIFSGASTYVLVSVVNICVMGMLLSWGVWWTVRRTRRRNMAVRLAAMGVAVCLASGTLALIDAATGEWIGRLVVSKQMAAPFGLRATNNFIALIWQFALLGAAFTVIEANRLTRERELELAAARETASRAEAAASAASLAALRYQLNPHFLFNTLNAISSLIVTREYATADAMLAKLSEFLRATLSSEPDALLPLEDELATLQHYLEIESVRFGERLAVEFVCPPSLNAALVPGFLLQPLIENAIKYALAPSAVPVTIRVEAAREGDTLVVTVEDDGNGQEKDMRPGTGVGIANVRQRLEALYGAAGSLRTEKRARGFVAVARLPFNTHVEGAAT is encoded by the coding sequence ATGCCGTTGAAGCCCGAACATCGTCAGACCATCTGGCTGGTCATCACGACCTGGACCCTGTCCGGGATCCTCTACCTCATCCCCTATCATATCTTCAGCGGCGCCAGCACCTATGTGCTGGTGTCGGTCGTCAACATCTGCGTCATGGGGATGCTGCTGTCATGGGGGGTCTGGTGGACCGTGCGCCGGACGCGCCGACGCAACATGGCGGTGCGGCTCGCCGCGATGGGCGTCGCGGTCTGCCTCGCGTCGGGCACGCTCGCGCTGATCGACGCCGCGACGGGCGAATGGATCGGGCGGCTGGTGGTGTCGAAACAGATGGCGGCGCCCTTCGGGCTGCGCGCCACCAATAATTTCATCGCGCTGATCTGGCAGTTCGCGCTGCTCGGCGCCGCCTTCACGGTGATCGAGGCGAACCGGCTCACGCGCGAGCGCGAGCTCGAACTCGCGGCGGCGCGCGAGACCGCGAGCCGTGCCGAGGCCGCGGCGAGCGCCGCGAGCCTCGCCGCGCTGCGTTACCAGCTCAATCCGCATTTCCTGTTCAACACGCTCAACGCCATCTCGTCGCTGATCGTGACGCGCGAATATGCCACCGCCGACGCGATGCTGGCGAAGCTGTCCGAATTCCTGCGCGCGACCTTGTCCTCCGAACCCGACGCGCTGCTGCCGCTCGAGGACGAACTCGCGACGCTGCAACATTATCTGGAGATCGAGAGCGTACGTTTCGGCGAGCGGCTCGCGGTCGAATTCGTCTGCCCGCCGTCGCTCAACGCCGCGCTGGTGCCGGGCTTCCTGCTCCAGCCGCTGATCGAAAATGCGATCAAATATGCGCTCGCGCCATCGGCGGTGCCGGTGACGATCCGCGTCGAGGCGGCGCGCGAGGGCGACACTTTGGTCGTCACCGTCGAGGACGACGGCAACGGGCAGGAAAAGGACATGCGGCCGGGCACCGGCGTCGGCATCGCCAATGTCCGCCAGCGGCTCGAAGCGCTCTATGGCGCGGCGGGCAGCCTCCGGACCGAAAAAAGGGCGCGCGGCTTCGTCGCGGTCGCCCGCCTGCCGTTCAACACTCATGTCGAGGGAGCGGCGACATGA
- a CDS encoding pirin family protein → MNKTILGRYGNEHGHWVGDGFPVRSLFSYNMLDRHISPFLLLDYAGPHYFAPTTDRRGVGQHPHRGFETVTIVYDGEVEHKDSAGNGGVIGPGDVQWMTAASGILHEEYHSAAFAKTGGPFKMIQLWVNLPAKDKMAPSGYQGITNADIPVVELAGGAGMARVIAGDFGDAKGPAKTFTPINVWDLRLTRDADMTLSLPEGHTAMLVVLGGHLTVEGNQDVGEAEMLMLSREGSEVHLRANGDTTILVLTGEPIDEPIVGYGPFVMNTEAEIRQAIDDVNSGRFAMAA, encoded by the coding sequence ATGAACAAGACGATACTCGGCCGCTATGGCAATGAGCACGGCCATTGGGTGGGCGACGGCTTCCCCGTCCGCTCGCTCTTTTCCTACAATATGCTGGATCGGCACATCAGCCCCTTCCTGCTGCTCGACTATGCGGGACCGCATTATTTCGCACCGACGACCGATCGGCGCGGCGTCGGCCAGCATCCGCATCGCGGGTTCGAGACGGTCACCATCGTCTATGACGGCGAGGTCGAGCACAAGGATTCGGCAGGCAATGGCGGTGTGATCGGCCCCGGCGATGTCCAGTGGATGACCGCCGCCAGCGGCATCCTCCACGAGGAATATCATTCGGCGGCCTTTGCAAAGACCGGCGGCCCGTTCAAGATGATCCAGCTCTGGGTCAATCTGCCCGCAAAGGACAAGATGGCGCCCAGCGGCTATCAAGGCATCACCAACGCCGACATTCCGGTGGTCGAACTGGCCGGCGGTGCCGGGATGGCGCGCGTAATCGCCGGCGATTTCGGCGATGCCAAAGGTCCCGCCAAGACCTTCACGCCGATCAATGTCTGGGATCTGCGCCTCACCCGCGACGCCGACATGACCCTGTCGTTGCCCGAAGGGCACACGGCGATGCTGGTGGTCCTTGGCGGACATCTGACCGTCGAGGGCAATCAGGACGTCGGCGAGGCGGAGATGCTGATGCTGAGCCGCGAAGGCAGCGAGGTGCATCTGCGCGCCAACGGGGACACGACCATATTGGTCCTGACCGGCGAGCCGATCGACGAACCGATCGTTGGCTATGGCCCGTTCGTGATGAACACCGAGGCGGAAATCCGCCAGGCGATCGACGACGTCAACAGCGGCAGGTTTGCGATGGCGGCCTGA
- a CDS encoding pirin family protein, which produces MTIERIIDKRERDLGGGFVVGRVLPFHARRMVGPFIFFDHLGPLDLAPGIPRELDVRPHPHIGLSTVTYLYTGQITHRDSLGFEQEIRPGEVNWMVAGSGITHSERLEYARAHGANMHGIQAWVALPVEAEENDPSFHHHAGADLPEWDEHGVKGRLIAGEADGLSSRVTVHSPLFYQHWEMQAGARRSVTTAYPERAVYCAAGQIKIGGTVLGAGQMAVLNGRDGADVTANQPSTVMVLGGEPIGERFLLWNFVSSSKDRLEQAREDWTAGRMKLPDADHAESIPFPEVAK; this is translated from the coding sequence ATGACGATCGAACGCATCATCGACAAACGGGAACGCGATCTCGGCGGCGGTTTCGTCGTCGGACGGGTTCTGCCCTTCCACGCGCGCCGGATGGTCGGGCCGTTCATCTTCTTCGACCATCTGGGCCCGCTCGACCTGGCACCGGGCATCCCGCGCGAGCTGGATGTGCGTCCCCACCCGCATATCGGCCTTTCGACCGTGACCTATCTGTATACGGGCCAGATCACCCACCGCGACAGCCTGGGCTTCGAGCAGGAAATCCGCCCCGGCGAGGTCAACTGGATGGTCGCGGGCAGCGGCATCACCCACAGCGAACGGCTTGAATATGCGCGCGCGCATGGTGCGAACATGCATGGGATCCAGGCCTGGGTGGCGCTGCCCGTCGAGGCGGAGGAAAATGATCCCAGTTTCCACCACCATGCCGGGGCCGACCTGCCCGAATGGGACGAGCATGGCGTCAAGGGCCGGTTGATCGCGGGCGAGGCCGATGGCCTTTCGTCGCGGGTGACAGTTCATTCGCCGCTCTTCTACCAGCACTGGGAGATGCAGGCCGGCGCGCGCCGCAGCGTCACCACCGCCTATCCCGAACGGGCGGTCTATTGCGCCGCCGGACAGATCAAGATTGGCGGAACGGTGCTGGGCGCGGGCCAGATGGCGGTGCTGAACGGACGCGACGGCGCCGATGTCACCGCGAACCAGCCCTCCACGGTAATGGTGCTGGGAGGCGAGCCGATCGGCGAGCGGTTCCTGCTTTGGAACTTCGTTTCCTCGAGCAAGGACCGGCTCGAACAGGCGCGCGAGGATTGGACGGCCGGGCGCATGAAATTGCCCGACGCGGACCACGCCGAATCCATCCCGTTTCCCGAGGTTGCGAAATGA